TATCAGTAGAATAGGAATCTACTACAATAATCTGATCAACTTGACCATGAATTGATCTCAGGCATTGCCGTATGTTTTTTTCCTCGTTAAAGGTGAGGATAATTGCTGTTATAGGTAATTTCAAATTGTCACTTATGCTATTGATTCTGCAAATTAAACACAATGATCTTTCTATGCAGCATTTTGAGAGTAAGTAATTAACATGATATCACTTCTTTTACAACATTTTTAACTTAATTAATGTGTACTTTCAGCCCTAAATAGTTCAATACAGCTAACTTTGTATCCATTATCTTTTTGATTTCTATTGAAGATCTTAATCATCCATCCGTATTTTAAAACACACTACAAGGCCATCATTTATTCGAACCTCTCGAATTTGATAGACCTAGATAGAAATTACGAACTTAAGGTTTTACAGTTGTTTTTGAATGAAAGTTCTAGGCAAAACATGGAAACCGTGGATTATAATATTCATCAATATCCTTACGAGATCTTATTCAAAACAAGTAATGAATCTGTTTCATTTTTCAAAAAGCTAACTGCGATATTCAAATTCATCAAGTCGGAAAACCCTTCCATAATTAATATCACAGGATATTATGATCTGGCAGTGGTTTTACCTTCAATCTGGTTCAGATTAAAAGGAACACCTATAGTAATGTCTATTGATAGCACCTTGAATGACAATTCAGGCAATTCTGTATCCAATTTTATCAAAAAATGGATTTTAGGTAAAATGGATGGCTTCTTTAGTTACGGAAAAAAGTCAACCGAACTTATAACTCGATTTGGAGTTGCTAAGCAAAAGGTCTTGGTGGAAAACAATGCAGTTGATAATGAAAAACTAAATGAGGTATATATTACATACAAAAACTCAGCTACTTTCGTTGAAAAGTCGAAGTCATTTCCAGCTCAAAACTTTATTTTTGTTGGTAGATTTATTCCAGAGAAAAACTTAAAGGAGCTTATTCGTACTTTTGCGAAATTAGAAACCAAAAACTGGGGTCTCATATTGGCTGGAACAGGGCCACTGAAAGAAGAATTAATGGCTGAAGCGGCACACTTAAAGAATGTATTTTTTGAAGAACCTTTACCTTGGTATGAAGTACCTCATTTACTTGCTCATGCAAATGTTTTCGTACTGCCTTCAACCTCAGAGCCATGGGGCTTGGTTGTAAACGAAGCCATGGCATGCGGAATGCCAGTAATAGTATCTCAAGCCTGTGGCAGTGCACACGATCTTGTTATAGAAGGAATAAATGGCTTTATCTTTGATCCAAACAAAAACGAAGAGCTCGAATCAAATCTAATGTGGTGTGTTAAAAATGATAACAAATTGCGGAAAATGGGTAAAGAAAGCTTGAAACTTATATCCACATACACACCTTCAATAGTTGCCAAACAAATGTTTGATGGATTTAAAACTTTGACAAAATGAACGACTTATTTTCAAGGTTTTCTTCCTACGCAACCACATTTGCAATATCACTGTTCTTTTTTGGAGCACCAGTAATATACTTTTTCCGCGACGGACTAGGCCTTGCTACAAACAGCATGCTTTTTACTGTTACTTTCATGGTGTTACCCATCTTCTTGGTCTTCCCACTCAGGAACTACAAATTGCTCTATTTGCCAAATAGATTGACAATGGGTCTAAGTATGCTCTTTTTAGGTTACAGTTTATTTTGCCTGTATTTCCATGCCATCATGGGAATATTATTTAAGGTTCAAATTTACGAAACCGCGATTATTGGCATCACCATGTATATGTTTTTGCTCTTTTCTATGGTGAGTATTAATGAACTCGAAAAGCATTTTCTAAAGCTATGTATTGGCATGAGTTTACTAGGTGCATTTGGACTGCTATACCACGTATATTCTAATCCTTCTTATGTTTTAGGTATGAGAGCGAGTATTGGATTCGAGGTAAACGGAGAAGAAAACACAGGTAATCCTCATATTTATTCAAAGGGTGCTTTTTTGGGCTTAGTAGCAAGCTTAGTAATGCTAAAACACAACCCAAACCAGATTAGAAAACTGTATTTGTACTTTGCCGCATTTATATTCTTTGTCGTTATTGTTCTAACTCAAGCAATGTCAACAGTTTTGGCAACGGGAATCTTTGGGTTATTATTTTTCTTTTTCAACTTTAGAAATATAAAAAATGGAACAATCAGGTTTCTTAAAAAACCCATTGCCTGGCTACTTATCCTTATTTTCACCATCCAAGTAGGCATTTTTTACAAAAAGTATGAGAAGTTTATTGGAATTGGATATT
This portion of the Spirosomataceae bacterium TFI 002 genome encodes:
- a CDS encoding Glycosyltransferase involved in cell wall bisynthesis, with translation MKILIIHPYFKTHYKAIIYSNLSNLIDLDRNYELKVLQLFLNESSRQNMETVDYNIHQYPYEILFKTSNESVSFFKKLTAIFKFIKSENPSIINITGYYDLAVVLPSIWFRLKGTPIVMSIDSTLNDNSGNSVSNFIKKWILGKMDGFFSYGKKSTELITRFGVAKQKVLVENNAVDNEKLNEVYITYKNSATFVEKSKSFPAQNFIFVGRFIPEKNLKELIRTFAKLETKNWGLILAGTGPLKEELMAEAAHLKNVFFEEPLPWYEVPHLLAHANVFVLPSTSEPWGLVVNEAMACGMPVIVSQACGSAHDLVIEGINGFIFDPNKNEELESNLMWCVKNDNKLRKMGKESLKLISTYTPSIVAKQMFDGFKTLTK